From Fusobacterium sp. DD2, the proteins below share one genomic window:
- a CDS encoding ABC transporter permease, with translation MRQIRKLIILFIILLIWSVGSYFQLWNSYIIPSPKRVFYAFVMLLENGKLLGSMGVSLKRVFIGFLISSGIALPMGIIFGLYNTVYEYFKYILEFLRHTPPLAMVPMIILWFGIGEVSKIVIIVLASFFPIFLNTLKGIRDCNKEYIEVGEVFGLSHYEIFKKIIFPNAIPDVLLGLKLGIGYSWRAIIAAELIASSAGIGYLILDAQQISRSDIVVVGIISIGVLGIITDFCFSSFMKGYLKNREGKIDERYL, from the coding sequence ATGAGACAAATAAGAAAATTAATTATTTTATTTATTATATTGTTAATATGGAGTGTAGGTTCATATTTTCAATTGTGGAATAGTTATATAATTCCCAGTCCTAAAAGAGTGTTTTATGCTTTTGTTATGCTTCTTGAAAATGGAAAGTTATTAGGAAGTATGGGAGTGAGTTTGAAAAGAGTTTTTATTGGATTTTTAATATCATCTGGAATAGCTCTTCCAATGGGAATTATTTTTGGACTTTATAATACTGTCTATGAGTATTTTAAATATATACTGGAGTTTTTAAGGCATACTCCACCACTTGCTATGGTTCCAATGATTATATTGTGGTTTGGAATAGGAGAGGTATCTAAAATAGTTATTATAGTTCTGGCATCATTTTTTCCTATATTTTTAAATACCTTAAAGGGAATAAGGGATTGTAACAAAGAGTATATAGAAGTTGGAGAAGTTTTCGGTCTGTCTCACTATGAGATATTTAAAAAGATTATTTTTCCAAATGCAATACCAGATGTGCTTTTAGGATTAAAATTAGGAATAGGATATAGCTGGAGAGCCATTATAGCAGCAGAACTTATAGCATCTTCAGCTGGAATAGGATATCTTATTCTTGATGCTCAACAGATTTCTCGTTCAGATATAGTTGTTGTAGGAATAATATCAATAGGTGTTCTTGGAATTATAACTGATTTCTGTTTTTCTTCTTTTATGAAGGGTTATCTAAAAAATAGGGAAGGTAAGATAGATGAAAGATATTTATAG
- a CDS encoding ABC transporter ATP-binding protein — protein MKDIYRIKNLHKTYNFDNRTKKVFADLSLDIDNKEITVLVGKSGCGKTTLLRMIADLEKIDSGSIDFYNNQGIEEKPKVGFVFQDSRLFPWLNVLKNIEIHGRKGDKYLKMVALEGYKNAYPKQLSGGMAQRVAIARALAYEPDTLLMDEPFSALDYFTRNQLLKEILKIHMDTGIGIIFVTHNIDEALMLGKKIVVIKNSSVKEYKVSDKYPRNTDSEELKLLRKEILHDIEN, from the coding sequence ATGAAAGATATTTATAGAATAAAAAATCTCCATAAAACATATAATTTTGACAACAGAACAAAAAAAGTTTTTGCAGATTTGAGCCTAGATATAGATAATAAAGAGATTACTGTTCTTGTTGGAAAAAGTGGATGTGGAAAAACAACTCTTTTAAGAATGATAGCAGACCTTGAGAAGATAGATAGTGGAAGTATTGATTTTTATAATAATCAGGGGATAGAGGAAAAACCAAAAGTAGGTTTTGTATTTCAAGACAGCAGACTTTTTCCCTGGCTCAATGTATTGAAAAATATTGAGATTCATGGGAGAAAAGGGGATAAATATTTAAAAATGGTAGCCCTTGAAGGATATAAGAATGCTTATCCTAAGCAGCTATCTGGTGGAATGGCCCAAAGAGTAGCAATAGCTAGAGCACTTGCTTATGAACCTGATACTCTTTTAATGGATGAACCTTTCTCAGCTCTTGATTATTTTACGAGAAATCAATTATTAAAAGAGATTTTAAAGATTCATATGGATACTGGAATTGGAATTATTTTTGTAACTCATAATATAGATGAAGCACTGATGTTAGGAAAAAAAATAGTAGTTATAAAAAATAGTAGTGTGAAAGAGTATAAAGTATCTGATAAATATCCTCGTAATACTGATAGTGAGGAATTAAAATTGTTAAGAAAAGAAATTTTACATGATATAGAAAATTAG